In one Paenibacillus sp. JQZ6Y-1 genomic region, the following are encoded:
- a CDS encoding HAMP domain-containing sensor histidine kinase produces the protein MDQRVKPTRTVSLLSYWTIRYFIILCIGFVIIALAAIYWVRDTTMDNRIRTAGLLGQEVADRVTTSSGQISIPPNLDYIIKNRLRFFNIDDGTCLIITDKQGNLMFSRPAITEKQMYNKLSDDLSQARDERFMSINTPIDNSSNQQIGQVSILQSKKSLTYSPKELMFIFVLLGMLILAGWLTIYLLSRKLSRPLGGVAEAAQQICAGNYDVKLNIHTRETEIQELVSSFEEMAQRLKHLEEWRALSLAGVTHELKTPVTSIKGLMMAVRDDVVSGDEAHEFLDIALKESDRMERMVADLLDYNAFASGSVEVRRDKLDLQLLIREVAHQWKLTHEMNEIDIQLDLPAEPMYTTGDSLRIQQIIVNLLNNGFQAADHSSCIRFTIRMFADNDRLHVEVTDNGSGVAPEDQYHIFERFYRGEKKKRSVRGLGLGLTYSQLLARAQGGDLLLRRSSSTGSTFALELPR, from the coding sequence TTGGATCAACGAGTGAAGCCGACGCGTACCGTCTCGCTGTTGTCCTATTGGACGATACGCTATTTTATTATTCTCTGTATCGGGTTTGTCATTATCGCATTGGCAGCCATCTATTGGGTGCGCGATACAACAATGGATAACCGGATTCGGACGGCGGGCTTGCTCGGTCAGGAGGTTGCTGACCGGGTTACCACATCGTCTGGGCAGATCAGCATTCCGCCCAATCTGGATTACATTATCAAAAATCGCTTGCGCTTCTTCAACATCGACGATGGGACCTGCCTGATTATTACGGATAAGCAGGGAAATCTGATGTTCTCGCGTCCAGCAATTACCGAAAAACAAATGTACAACAAGCTGTCCGACGATCTTAGCCAAGCGCGCGATGAGCGCTTTATGTCGATCAACACGCCTATCGACAATAGCAGCAATCAGCAGATTGGTCAGGTCAGCATTTTACAATCCAAAAAATCACTGACCTACAGCCCGAAAGAACTGATGTTTATCTTCGTTCTGCTCGGTATGCTCATTCTAGCAGGCTGGCTGACAATCTACCTGCTCTCCCGCAAGCTGTCCCGTCCACTTGGCGGCGTAGCAGAAGCCGCGCAGCAGATTTGCGCTGGTAATTACGACGTCAAGCTGAATATTCATACGAGAGAAACGGAGATTCAAGAACTGGTCTCCTCTTTTGAGGAAATGGCACAGCGACTCAAGCATTTGGAAGAATGGCGCGCCCTCTCTCTTGCTGGTGTCACTCATGAGTTGAAAACACCAGTGACATCGATCAAGGGTCTGATGATGGCGGTACGCGATGATGTCGTATCCGGCGATGAAGCACATGAGTTTCTCGATATTGCGCTCAAGGAATCTGACCGGATGGAGCGTATGGTCGCCGATCTGCTCGATTACAACGCCTTCGCCTCTGGCAGTGTAGAAGTGCGCCGTGATAAGCTGGATTTGCAGCTGTTAATTCGCGAAGTCGCACACCAGTGGAAATTAACACATGAGATGAATGAGATTGATATTCAGCTGGACTTACCCGCAGAGCCAATGTATACGACGGGCGATTCACTGCGTATCCAGCAAATCATCGTCAATCTGCTGAATAACGGCTTTCAGGCTGCTGATCATTCAAGTTGCATTCGTTTTACGATTCGCATGTTTGCCGATAATGATAGGCTGCATGTGGAAGTGACAGATAATGGTTCTGGTGTAGCGCCGGAAGATCAGTATCATATTTTCGAGCGTTTTTACCGTGGTGAAAAGAAAAAACGCAGCGTTCGCGGTCTGGGTCTCGGCTTGACTTACAGTCAGCTGCTCGCCCGCGCGCAAGGCGGCGACTTGCTGCTACGACGTAGCTCGTCGACAGGCAGTACCTTTGCTCTAGAGTTACCGCGATAA
- a CDS encoding NADAR family protein produces MSSKSKEKFTFFYRTESPFSQWHPAAFTIDGHSFQNAEQYMMYGKAMLFHDEQTAQRILQAKHPREQKQLGREVQHFDKKQWQQHAKDIVYQGNQAKFTQNPDLLEMLLATAGTTLVEASPTDTIWGVGLDEDNPLIRSRNTWEGTNWLGEVLTSLRDHLLQQQQEQ; encoded by the coding sequence ATGAGTTCCAAATCGAAAGAGAAATTTACATTCTTTTATCGTACAGAGTCACCATTTTCGCAATGGCATCCGGCTGCATTTACAATAGATGGTCATTCTTTTCAAAATGCTGAGCAGTATATGATGTACGGCAAGGCAATGCTATTTCACGATGAGCAAACAGCGCAGCGCATTTTGCAAGCCAAGCATCCTCGTGAGCAAAAGCAATTGGGGCGCGAAGTACAGCACTTTGACAAGAAACAGTGGCAACAGCATGCAAAGGACATTGTATACCAAGGCAACCAAGCCAAGTTTACACAAAATCCTGATTTATTAGAGATGCTGCTGGCTACAGCAGGCACAACGCTGGTCGAAGCAAGCCCAACCGATACGATCTGGGGTGTGGGGTTGGATGAAGACAATCCACTTATTCGCAGCCGCAATACTTGGGAAGGCACGAACTGGCTTGGTGAGGTACTCACTTCGCTGCGCGATCATCTATTGCAGCAACAACAAGAACAGTAA
- a CDS encoding TIGR02452 family protein — protein MQRSNGGKGGNARNIRLQWAQETLDILDKGQYTSPDGQQHHIAEDIAHSVQDAVLYRPNRLPEVEQMAQQQIAETQAALTSGNGFATMECTNESTLQAAARLVNDEHKQHVLALNFASARNPGGGFLGGSQAQEESLARSSSLYPSIVQMEEMYTHNRREKSCLYSHYMIYSPDVVVFREDDGQLHNHPYTVSMITSPAVNAGIVQEREKNNVARIETVMKERIRYILAVAAEQGERHLVLGAFGCGVFRNDPSDVARWFRDILVDEQYAVLFEHITFAVLDRSRNGDVIREFRKVWSS, from the coding sequence ATGCAACGCTCCAATGGCGGAAAGGGAGGCAATGCACGCAACATCCGTTTGCAATGGGCACAGGAAACATTGGATATTTTAGATAAAGGGCAATACACTTCGCCTGACGGGCAACAGCATCATATTGCTGAGGACATCGCCCATTCGGTACAGGATGCCGTCTTATATCGTCCCAACCGTCTTCCTGAAGTAGAGCAAATGGCGCAACAGCAAATTGCCGAAACCCAAGCAGCACTTACGTCAGGCAACGGATTTGCAACGATGGAATGCACGAATGAATCGACTTTGCAGGCGGCTGCAAGGTTAGTCAATGACGAGCATAAGCAGCATGTACTGGCGTTGAACTTTGCTTCAGCACGCAATCCGGGTGGCGGATTCCTTGGCGGAAGTCAGGCACAGGAAGAAAGTCTGGCACGTTCTTCATCTCTCTATCCTTCGATTGTACAAATGGAAGAGATGTACACCCATAATCGCCGTGAAAAAAGCTGTCTCTATTCGCATTATATGATCTATTCGCCAGATGTGGTGGTATTCCGCGAGGATGATGGTCAGCTGCACAACCATCCGTATACTGTATCCATGATCACGTCGCCGGCGGTGAATGCAGGAATTGTACAGGAACGCGAAAAAAACAATGTGGCTCGGATTGAAACCGTAATGAAGGAGCGCATCCGTTATATTTTGGCAGTTGCTGCAGAGCAGGGTGAGCGTCATCTAGTATTGGGTGCATTCGGTTGTGGCGTATTTCGGAATGATCCATCCGACGTGGCGCGCTGGTTCCGTGACATTTTGGTGGATGAGCAATATGCAGTTCTATTTGAGCATATTACATTCGCTGTATTGGATCGCTCACGCAATGGTGATGTCATTCGCGAGTTTCGCAAAGTATGGTCATCTTGA
- a CDS encoding NUDIX hydrolase: MSHGTPEQPVDAQGLTEHEYLERYDVSQFERPSATADMLIFTILDQEQDNYRKLPEKSLHLLLIQRGEHPFLGQWALPGGFVGMDESLDEAAARELHSETGLERIYMEQLYTWGDVNRDPRTRVISASYMALVDSSSQQIRAGEDASDARWFKLDYRITQEKKVHLEDGCRLEKDMQVTLSHQQLQLSGTVRVTRTYHGPVAAVEWDVLDSGGIAFDHLKMIAYGLERLRSKIEYTDIAFNLMPPLFTLSALQQVYEIILDRELLAPAFRRKMAARVIATNEYTKDAGHRPSQLYRFRPEWEDA, translated from the coding sequence ATGAGCCATGGTACACCGGAGCAGCCAGTGGACGCACAGGGGCTGACAGAGCATGAATATTTGGAAAGGTACGATGTTTCGCAATTTGAGCGACCTTCGGCGACTGCGGATATGCTGATTTTTACGATTCTGGATCAGGAGCAGGATAATTATCGCAAGCTGCCGGAAAAGTCGCTGCATTTGCTATTAATTCAGCGCGGAGAACATCCGTTTCTCGGGCAATGGGCGCTGCCGGGCGGATTTGTCGGTATGGATGAAAGTCTGGATGAAGCGGCGGCGCGTGAGCTGCATAGTGAGACTGGGCTAGAGCGCATTTATATGGAGCAGCTGTATACATGGGGCGATGTGAATCGTGATCCGCGGACTCGTGTAATCAGTGCTTCATACATGGCGCTTGTGGATTCTTCCAGTCAGCAGATCCGTGCAGGCGAGGATGCTAGTGATGCCCGCTGGTTTAAGCTGGATTACCGAATTACGCAAGAGAAGAAGGTTCATTTGGAAGATGGCTGTCGTTTAGAAAAAGACATGCAAGTCACCTTATCGCATCAGCAACTGCAACTAAGCGGAACAGTACGTGTGACTCGGACGTATCACGGTCCAGTGGCAGCTGTGGAATGGGACGTGCTGGATAGTGGCGGTATCGCATTTGACCATTTGAAAATGATTGCTTATGGGCTGGAACGACTGCGTAGCAAGATTGAATATACCGATATTGCGTTTAATCTGATGCCACCGCTATTCACCTTGTCGGCACTCCAGCAGGTATATGAAATCATTTTGGATCGTGAGCTACTCGCACCGGCTTTTCGGCGGAAAATGGCGGCACGTGTTATAGCTACCAATGAATATACAAAGGATGCGGGTCATCGTCCCTCGCAGCTATACCGTTTTCGTCCAGAGTGGGAAGATGCTTGA
- a CDS encoding APC family permease yields MEQTTTNVQQDNRQQTSLMPDALGVPGLVFFVISAAAPLMALMGTLTFSMGLGNGIGAPGIYVLALILWMLFAVGYTSMSRHVRNTGAFYAYVSKGLGKISGISASLLAIVSYCALLLALYGLVGNAFNSLLMEVGIHLHWWVYSILCCAIVGILGYRRVDVGAKLLGVCMIMEVIILLIIAVAALTTGTSEGYTAAPFRMDVIFGGSPGIAIMYCMGAFIGFEATVIYGEEAKHPNRTIPVATYTAVGILGLLYAFISYSIVIGWGETGVMTKVNTILTQGLDPASLFTDLAANHLGIWSVWVLRSLFVTSAFAGLIAYHNVIARYLFSMGRSGVLPVALARLHTHHRSPHVAGLLLSVLSLIFIGLTIAAGWDPFLQTFAYLSAMACLGLLCLYTVVGFAIVSFFIRTGKDRRLWHSKIAPLLSAFGLLAATLITIINFPSLVGTSASSVPLLMEFTLALVAVIGVCIGIWLKLYRPSVYAYAGESIAEAETEATAP; encoded by the coding sequence ATGGAACAAACAACCACGAATGTACAACAAGATAATCGGCAGCAAACATCACTGATGCCGGACGCGTTGGGAGTACCGGGACTGGTTTTTTTCGTAATTTCGGCAGCTGCACCGTTGATGGCGTTGATGGGTACTCTTACGTTTTCTATGGGATTGGGGAATGGCATTGGCGCACCCGGCATTTATGTGTTGGCACTGATTTTATGGATGTTATTCGCGGTCGGGTATACATCAATGAGTCGTCACGTACGTAATACAGGTGCTTTTTACGCGTATGTATCGAAAGGGCTGGGCAAAATTTCTGGCATCAGCGCCAGTCTGCTAGCAATCGTCTCTTATTGTGCATTACTGCTGGCGTTATACGGACTAGTGGGCAATGCGTTCAACTCATTATTGATGGAAGTTGGGATTCATCTACATTGGTGGGTGTACTCGATCCTCTGCTGCGCGATCGTTGGTATTCTTGGGTATCGCCGAGTAGATGTGGGCGCCAAGTTACTTGGGGTGTGCATGATCATGGAAGTGATTATCCTGCTCATTATCGCCGTTGCTGCGCTCACAACTGGTACATCCGAAGGCTATACAGCCGCACCATTCCGAATGGATGTCATCTTTGGCGGTTCACCGGGCATTGCGATTATGTATTGTATGGGTGCTTTTATTGGGTTTGAAGCTACTGTAATTTATGGAGAAGAAGCCAAACATCCGAATCGAACCATCCCCGTCGCTACATATACAGCGGTCGGTATTCTTGGATTGCTGTATGCGTTTATCAGCTATAGCATCGTGATCGGCTGGGGTGAAACAGGGGTTATGACCAAAGTGAATACGATTCTCACCCAAGGTCTTGATCCTGCCAGTCTGTTTACCGATCTGGCGGCTAATCATCTGGGTATCTGGTCGGTATGGGTGCTTCGCTCGCTATTTGTAACTAGCGCTTTCGCTGGGCTGATTGCCTATCATAATGTCATTGCCCGTTATCTATTCTCGATGGGACGCTCTGGTGTATTGCCCGTCGCCCTTGCTCGGCTACACACCCATCATCGTTCCCCGCATGTTGCCGGATTGCTGCTTAGTGTGCTGTCGTTGATCTTTATTGGACTAACGATTGCAGCCGGATGGGACCCGTTTCTACAAACCTTTGCATACTTATCAGCGATGGCATGTCTCGGTCTGCTCTGTCTATATACGGTGGTCGGATTTGCGATTGTATCGTTCTTTATCCGTACAGGCAAGGATCGTCGTCTCTGGCATAGCAAAATCGCTCCGCTCCTGTCCGCCTTCGGTCTGCTTGCCGCTACTCTGATTACGATTATCAACTTCCCCTCACTTGTAGGTACGAGCGCCTCATCTGTGCCGCTACTTATGGAATTCACGCTGGCTCTTGTAGCTGTTATCGGTGTCTGCATCGGAATCTGGCTCAAACTGTATCGTCCATCCGTTTATGCATATGCTGGCGAATCTATTGCCGAAGCAGAAACGGAAGCTACTGCTCCATAA
- a CDS encoding antibiotic biosynthesis monooxygenase family protein yields the protein MFVILRTITVSEGYAEQVVERFSQPGTVVEQQPGFVDMQVLVKQVRRGEEEVVIMFRWESEQDWKNWEKSDAHVQGHRNKAGRPKPEYMLNVSHAKYEVKAVKTAAGATNA from the coding sequence ATGTTCGTTATTTTACGCACGATTACTGTCAGTGAAGGGTATGCCGAGCAAGTTGTTGAACGTTTTAGCCAACCGGGAACCGTTGTAGAGCAACAGCCGGGTTTTGTCGATATGCAGGTGCTGGTCAAACAAGTACGCCGTGGTGAAGAAGAGGTTGTGATTATGTTCCGTTGGGAATCTGAACAGGACTGGAAAAATTGGGAGAAAAGCGACGCCCATGTTCAAGGTCATCGCAATAAGGCAGGTCGACCGAAACCGGAGTATATGTTGAATGTCAGCCATGCAAAATATGAAGTCAAAGCTGTGAAAACAGCAGCGGGTGCTACTAACGCTTAA
- a CDS encoding primary-amine oxidase, producing the protein MSIKLEAVTHPLEPLTALELEHTIAILRKEKELDEHYRFASVNLYEPPKAQVLQYKQGDVLEREAFCILLNNRDGQTYEAVVSVTGGHIVSWEHIPGVQPSIMADEFMECQNVVKTNPDMIAALERRGLTDMDKIMVDPWSAGHFGHEEEEGRRIVRALSYYRTSEFDNLYARPISGLYALVDLNHMEVMKVVDREIVPLPPLDGNYTADAVGPLRSDIRPLDIIQPQGPSFTVQGHEIDWQKWKVRFGFTSREGLVLHTVSYNDQGRERPILYRASLSEMVVPYGDPTEPVNRNNAFDAGEYGIGMLANPLELGCDCLGEIQYFDAHFSDSQGNIIQINNAICLHEEDFGIGWKHTDWRTGHVEVRRSRRLVLSSISTVGNYEYGFFWYFYQDGSIQFEVKLTGILHTEAIQPDTRYPYGNLIAPQLFAAHHQHFFNVRMDLMIDGINNSVCEVNTVSMEKGPDNPYSNGFYPVTTTFRKESEAIRDLDLRTARYWKFINPNAKNALGDPVGYKLFAGENAYPYAHDDSPLMKRAGFLKHHLYVTPFDPDERYASGSYPNQHAGGDGLEHWAAADREIENTDVVVWYNMGHHHITRPEDWPVMPTAYISFMLKPTGFFDRSPALDVPPSPSKAHGHCQHHHG; encoded by the coding sequence ATGTCGATTAAACTTGAAGCTGTTACACATCCACTGGAACCATTGACGGCGCTTGAATTGGAGCACACGATTGCGATTTTGAGAAAGGAAAAGGAATTGGATGAGCATTATCGCTTCGCTAGTGTCAATCTATATGAGCCGCCCAAAGCACAGGTACTGCAATACAAGCAGGGAGATGTGCTAGAGCGCGAAGCGTTTTGCATTCTATTGAACAATCGCGATGGACAAACGTATGAAGCTGTCGTATCGGTAACAGGCGGGCATATCGTTTCGTGGGAGCATATCCCCGGCGTACAACCTTCCATCATGGCGGATGAGTTTATGGAGTGTCAGAACGTAGTGAAGACCAATCCTGATATGATCGCTGCGTTAGAGCGTCGCGGATTGACTGATATGGATAAAATTATGGTTGATCCGTGGTCAGCTGGACATTTTGGACATGAAGAAGAGGAAGGAAGACGGATTGTGCGGGCGCTCAGTTACTATCGGACGTCGGAGTTTGATAATCTGTATGCTCGTCCAATCTCTGGACTGTATGCGCTGGTAGATCTGAATCATATGGAAGTGATGAAGGTAGTGGATCGGGAGATTGTACCGCTGCCCCCACTGGATGGGAATTATACAGCAGATGCAGTTGGACCACTGCGCAGTGATATACGTCCGCTTGATATTATTCAGCCGCAGGGACCTAGCTTTACCGTGCAAGGGCATGAGATTGACTGGCAAAAATGGAAGGTGCGCTTCGGCTTCACTTCACGCGAGGGTCTGGTGCTGCATACGGTTAGCTATAACGATCAGGGACGAGAACGTCCGATTCTGTATCGTGCTTCCTTATCGGAAATGGTAGTGCCATACGGCGATCCGACGGAGCCGGTGAACCGTAACAATGCTTTTGATGCGGGCGAATATGGTATCGGTATGCTTGCCAACCCGCTAGAGCTGGGCTGTGACTGCTTGGGAGAGATTCAGTATTTTGACGCTCATTTCTCAGATAGTCAGGGCAATATTATTCAGATTAATAATGCAATTTGTTTGCATGAAGAGGACTTTGGGATTGGCTGGAAGCATACAGACTGGCGTACTGGTCATGTAGAGGTACGTCGTTCACGTCGGTTGGTACTGTCCAGCATCTCCACAGTAGGCAATTATGAGTACGGATTTTTCTGGTACTTTTATCAGGATGGGTCGATCCAGTTTGAAGTGAAGTTGACGGGTATTCTGCATACCGAAGCGATTCAACCGGATACACGTTATCCTTATGGCAATCTGATTGCGCCACAGCTGTTTGCTGCGCATCATCAGCATTTCTTCAATGTACGTATGGATCTGATGATTGACGGTATTAACAATTCTGTGTGCGAGGTCAACACCGTGTCGATGGAAAAAGGACCGGATAATCCGTACAGCAATGGCTTTTATCCGGTGACGACTACCTTCCGTAAGGAGTCCGAAGCAATTCGTGATCTGGATTTGCGAACAGCGCGCTATTGGAAATTCATCAATCCAAATGCAAAAAATGCGCTGGGTGATCCGGTGGGCTACAAGCTGTTTGCTGGGGAAAATGCGTATCCGTATGCGCATGACGATTCACCGCTGATGAAACGGGCGGGTTTCCTCAAGCATCATCTGTATGTCACTCCATTTGACCCAGACGAACGGTATGCGTCTGGCAGCTATCCGAATCAGCATGCAGGTGGCGATGGTCTAGAGCATTGGGCAGCAGCGGATCGTGAGATTGAGAATACCGATGTGGTGGTCTGGTACAACATGGGGCATCATCATATTACACGTCCAGAGGACTGGCCCGTGATGCCGACAGCGTATATCAGCTTTATGCTGAAGCCAACCGGATTCTTTGACCGCAGCCCAGCACTAGATGTACCGCCGTCGCCATCGAAGGCACATGGTCATTGTCAGCATCATCATGGATAA
- a CDS encoding helix-turn-helix domain-containing protein, protein MVGTSVVHPSHIMPIQFGFQLETKFYMEDNVTRKPDQPVLYYEFTNGEQTEVIHVVPDGCVDVLFLCDAAQPKAEICGSVLAARVMRFQPGTRYFGVRFLPGHGIGVIPLKAWVEQRVALQDVFALPDEYMQRIFEAQHFQERVQWFATLFLPLMMSKPLPELVQFCLNEMTACRGNVTVNDLSMYTGYSTRYLRKKFEDCVGFSPKLFAQTVRFQHALHMIMSNDVDLLDIVHEQGYYDHSHFVNNFKKFSHLSPHQLRLEWSQRKLITELELL, encoded by the coding sequence ATGGTTGGTACATCGGTCGTTCATCCATCTCATATCATGCCAATTCAATTTGGTTTCCAGTTAGAAACTAAATTTTATATGGAAGATAATGTGACGCGAAAGCCTGATCAGCCGGTACTGTATTATGAATTTACGAACGGTGAGCAGACAGAAGTCATTCATGTCGTACCGGATGGGTGTGTGGATGTGTTATTTCTATGCGATGCTGCTCAGCCAAAGGCAGAGATTTGCGGAAGTGTGTTGGCGGCAAGAGTGATGCGATTTCAGCCGGGAACACGCTATTTTGGCGTACGTTTTTTGCCGGGGCATGGGATTGGTGTCATTCCGCTGAAGGCATGGGTGGAGCAGCGAGTTGCTTTGCAGGATGTATTTGCGTTGCCGGATGAGTACATGCAGCGAATATTTGAAGCACAGCATTTTCAGGAGCGAGTACAGTGGTTTGCCACGCTGTTTCTGCCGCTGATGATGTCGAAGCCATTGCCAGAACTGGTGCAGTTTTGTCTGAATGAGATGACCGCATGTCGTGGCAATGTGACCGTCAACGATCTGTCCATGTATACCGGTTATTCGACTCGCTATTTGCGTAAAAAGTTTGAGGATTGTGTGGGCTTTTCACCGAAGCTGTTTGCCCAGACGGTTCGGTTTCAGCATGCACTGCATATGATCATGAGTAACGATGTGGATCTGCTGGATATTGTGCATGAGCAGGGATATTATGATCATTCGCATTTTGTGAATAATTTCAAAAAATTCAGTCATCTATCACCGCATCAGCTGCGATTGGAATGGAGCCAGCGCAAATTAATCACTGAGCTAGAGTTGCTGTAA
- a CDS encoding helix-turn-helix transcriptional regulator translates to MSEQISYTTEEIARLLKVSKLTVYDLIKKGDLPAYRVGKQMRIDHDDLEQYKQRSKDGMMRENAGQLQLQELQNGGLAHIPEAGLAPDAANHLPPEQRNYEETGVSPAFVHAAYARPEEILRNVGTVQPITEEPIMPPSNLKTIVITGQDTSLDLLARYMEKEQRYRPLRSFAGSMDSLVSMYMGNSDIVSTHLFDGETGEYNLPYVSKLMVSHSFTLINLASRRAGLYVQRGNPKRITDWQQLGQNGIRIVNRERGAGARVLLDEQLRLHNIRPSSLRGYTHEETSHIAVAARIAAGEADVGIGSEKAAALVGVEFVPLTLERYDLVVLNKPENAEWIASLKRILQSTEFKNELKAIGGYDLSRTGEILHESVY, encoded by the coding sequence ATGAGCGAGCAGATATCCTATACAACCGAAGAAATCGCCCGTCTGCTAAAAGTCTCCAAGCTGACGGTATACGATCTGATCAAGAAAGGCGACTTGCCTGCCTATCGTGTCGGCAAGCAGATGCGGATCGACCATGACGATCTAGAGCAATACAAGCAGCGCTCCAAAGACGGAATGATGCGCGAGAATGCTGGTCAATTGCAGTTACAGGAGCTGCAAAATGGCGGACTGGCACATATTCCCGAAGCAGGGCTGGCACCGGATGCAGCAAATCATCTACCGCCAGAACAACGCAATTATGAAGAAACCGGCGTTTCACCAGCATTTGTCCATGCGGCTTATGCTAGACCAGAAGAGATTCTACGCAATGTAGGCACCGTGCAGCCGATTACTGAGGAACCGATCATGCCACCGAGTAATCTAAAAACGATCGTAATTACAGGTCAGGATACCAGTCTGGATCTGCTGGCACGTTATATGGAAAAAGAACAGCGTTATCGTCCGCTGCGTTCTTTTGCAGGTAGCATGGACAGTCTGGTATCGATGTATATGGGCAATTCCGATATTGTAAGTACTCATCTGTTCGATGGCGAAACGGGCGAATACAATCTACCCTATGTAAGCAAGCTGATGGTGTCTCATTCATTTACACTAATCAATCTGGCTTCACGGCGCGCGGGCTTGTATGTGCAGCGCGGCAATCCAAAACGCATTACGGATTGGCAGCAATTAGGGCAAAATGGCATCCGTATTGTGAATCGTGAGCGCGGAGCAGGCGCAAGAGTGCTGCTGGATGAACAGTTGCGTTTACACAATATTCGCCCGTCTAGCTTACGTGGATATACGCATGAAGAGACTTCGCATATTGCAGTTGCGGCTCGTATTGCTGCCGGTGAAGCTGATGTAGGGATCGGCAGTGAAAAGGCGGCTGCATTAGTTGGTGTGGAGTTTGTGCCGCTGACGCTGGAGCGTTACGATCTGGTCGTGTTGAACAAACCGGAAAATGCCGAATGGATTGCGTCACTGAAGCGTATTTTGCAATCTACTGAATTTAAAAATGAATTAAAAGCGATTGGTGGATACGACTTATCGCGCACAGGCGAGATTCTGCATGAGAGTGTGTATTGA
- the modA gene encoding molybdate ABC transporter substrate-binding protein, producing the protein MNIPSHSSPSSRRPAARLRMTVLIMLTALAVILSACSSIGGTSTDSSSKATGTSSSSAATTELTISAAASLTDSLQDIQKVYESKYPNVKLTFNFAASGTLQKQIEQGAPADLFISAGSKQMQALIDEKLVDKDHEINLLTNALVLVVPKDSTTTPATIEDLSGDSIKRLAIGTPESVPAGMYAKQALEQAKLWDSLQSKLVQTKDVKQVLSYVETGNADAGFVYKTDAMESDGVKVAFTASEDSHDPIVYPAAVLSATTHREDAAQFYAYLQTQEAQAIFAKYGFTKAAATS; encoded by the coding sequence ATGAATATACCATCTCACTCATCCCCTTCATCCCGTCGTCCAGCTGCGCGTCTGCGCATGACAGTGTTGATCATGCTGACCGCTCTGGCTGTAATACTCAGTGCCTGTTCTTCGATAGGCGGCACAAGCACAGATTCGTCATCGAAGGCAACAGGTACATCAAGCAGTTCAGCAGCGACAACCGAACTGACGATCTCCGCAGCAGCAAGCTTGACAGACAGCCTACAAGATATTCAAAAGGTATACGAATCCAAATATCCCAATGTAAAATTGACCTTTAACTTTGCCGCTTCCGGCACCCTGCAAAAGCAGATTGAACAAGGGGCTCCAGCTGACTTGTTTATCTCCGCAGGCAGCAAACAAATGCAAGCTCTAATCGACGAGAAGCTAGTGGACAAGGATCACGAGATCAATCTGCTCACCAATGCACTCGTTCTTGTCGTACCGAAGGACAGCACTACAACACCAGCAACGATCGAAGACTTGAGCGGCGATAGTATCAAGCGTTTGGCAATCGGTACGCCGGAATCCGTACCAGCTGGCATGTATGCCAAACAAGCACTAGAACAAGCCAAGCTGTGGGATAGCCTACAATCCAAACTTGTACAAACCAAAGACGTGAAACAAGTTCTTTCCTATGTCGAAACAGGCAATGCCGATGCAGGCTTTGTATACAAAACGGATGCGATGGAATCGGATGGTGTGAAAGTTGCTTTCACAGCGAGCGAGGATAGTCACGATCCTATCGTTTATCCAGCAGCCGTTCTGTCCGCTACTACGCACCGCGAAGATGCAGCGCAATTCTACGCTTATCTGCAAACCCAAGAAGCTCAGGCGATCTTTGCCAAATATGGCTTTACTAAGGCTGCTGCCACCTCATGA